TTTAGTGTGGGAAATCCACACaatttgaaaagttagtgATTTTTAAGACCACTTTTAAAGGTTGTGTGAAACAccaaatttttgtaaaaattactGATTTTTCTAAccaatttctaattttcttttgaacTACTTCTTATTTTTAAGTCTAAATATACGAATTTTAGTCTTTTATGCTTTTTcctttgaaattaaatatcatcTACACTGAAATTGGTGTGTGCGTTAGAAATACAACTTTGGCAAAAACATCAATCATTAAAATGACTTCAtcattcaataattaattaaatatatgtggttcatatatattttgtaatttctttTATGTGATTATATTAAAGGTGGATTGTTAAGAAATTTGTTCATTTGTGATGAATGAGTATCTGTTTATTTATGCATcttttgttttgcattttGTGAATTTGGATATATGcgtttttttatgaatattttttgtgtgtcAAATGTTGTTTTTATGGTAATCGAGTTTGAAATGTTGATCCACTTTGTATTGGCAGACATAAGTCTTACCTCCATTCAAAAGTGGATTGAAGATGGTAATGATAAATGTCCTAAAATTGGGAAAAGGATAAGGTTACAAGCTATACTGATCCCAGACCATGTGCTCAAAAACATGATATACATTTGGTACGAAAATCTTTCACTTGAGCTACACAATATGATCTCAACTACAGGTTCCAAGAGTCTGACTTCCAATATACAAGGGAACGATCTTAGCAGCAAAAACATTGGAAGACCAAAGAGAATTTTTTGAGAGGTTTCGTCGCTTAACAAATGATAATCGTTAATTCTGGAAGCAATTTTTTGAGTCTGTTAGTGTTTATGTGCCAAAGTTATTCGATAGCCTCTATAGAATCATTGTGGCTTCTAGAACCAGCATCTGGCATGATGAATTGCGAGAGAGTCTGATTGTCAGTATCACGAACATAGTCATCCACAATAATATTGTCAAGATGATGGTCATAAACAAGTTTTATCGAATTGAACGTATTGCTGAAGCTATGCATGTTAGGGGGATATAAAGATTCAGACAATAGCCGCCACAACCATAAAGACATTGTTCGCTCTCGACAAAACCAAGGAATGGGTTTGTTAAGTGGATTGTGTATTCCAATCCTAAATATGCGTTATCGAGTACCTCATGGGAATGTTGGAGATAACGGATGCTTTGAGAGTGACAGAGGTCGCCTACGCGTTACTCAATTTGTGTTCCTTTCCCGGGTGACATAAAGCATGTTGTTGAAAGTGGTATGATTGACCTTCACGAGATATGTTGAGACTCTCGTACCATGTGGAGCCAAATGAGATTACAAGAAAATGTTCATCTTATGTTGTCCTGCCTCGTTGAGGAAGGCACTTAAATTGCCAAAATCAAACTAATGACATTCCTGCGAGTATAGTTGTCAACTGGACTTGGCCGACCCATCATGGACTTCAATGGGTCATTTTTCAAACCTAGGCCCAAAACCACTACAAACCTAGCCAAGGACCAACCCGTCCCGACCCACTTCGGTGATCAATTtgaatgtaaaataaaataaatattaatgtaatatTTCATATAGTTCTAAATTCATTCATAGTttagagtttgtacaatatttagaatttgcaTTTGGTTACATCCCACAttataagtaaatatatactccctccgtctcaagatattagactcacttctttggGCAAAAGAATTTATGAGGTGTTGTTTAGTTGATGTAAGTGGAGTTGGtagtaaagtaaatttttaccataaatagaaatgggacaaatatgttgggacacccCAAAGTAGTATAcgagtctaatatcttgggacggagggagtaatatctTATAAATAGCTTAATTCTCTACGCAACCCAGCCCCCAGCCCATTTCACCGGTGGTCCTAGGCGCTGGGCTTAGTTGGGTCTGAATTTACAAAAAGAAACTCAGCCCAACCCATTCCACTTTGTCGGTGGGCTTGGGTTGTGCTGATATAACACCCCGAGTTTTCGTGCACTTATTTTGGagcaaaagaaataaataaattggacAAGTGAcgattgaatttatttttgtgaagttGGATTTAATCTAAGTTAAGGCACTAAGTTATGTATAGTTCTTTTTCTCATGGAATTAAAGTTCAAGGAACTTCAAAGTTATGAACTACAATTGTTGGAAAGAGGAAATACCAAGTAATCAAATAGAGTGCTCTACACCCATTTTTACACAAAAAGAGTTTGCTACATCTTACCTACTCTAAAAGACAAAGTCTAGCTAAAGGTGGTAATGGAATCAAGGAAAATCTTGAGCATGAGGCATCTTCTCTTCCCTTCTCGATTTTGGGACATCCATAAGATGCCAAGTTTCCCCACCTCAAACCTGTGAACTTATTCATCAAAGAGGTAAGACCAATGCTCAATGATTTTTACAAGAATACAAGCTTTGCAAATCTCCCAAAGGGATAATAGAAACAAATGACTAAGAGGTGGTGATCTCATCTCCTTAACTCTCCCCAATGTTTTACACTGATCAGGCAATATGCCTTTTTTGTCATGCTAAAAGGGGAAGGAACTCGTAGctataaataaaagaacatTCTTCCTAATACTAACACCAAAGGGGTAGTAAAGCTTTTATCTCAAGCCCAAAGGAGGACTCTCTGCAATAACACATATCACATTAGATCAACCAATATTGAGTTATTCAAGGGTTACACAAATTTGACAAGAAGGCTTTTTAGTTCAATTGGAAAAGAGAGATGTTTTGTTAGCTCAAAATAGAAATTGGAGCTCTCCAATACCTTACACCAATTTAGTAGTGAAGCTTTAAGCACAAAACcaaaaggagagagaatatGTAACTTAATTTAGACACAAAATGTCAAGACTTTTCTCCTATAAAAGCAACCCATCACCACCTCCTTCTTCGCCACTTTTCACTTTCACAATACCGAGAGTTAGTGTGTGTAAATAGTGAGTCAGCAAGGAGAATTCTCTAATCCCACCACCACCAATTCCTTGTCTTCCTAAGAGGCTATCTCCGCAAGTTAAGGGTGGAGTCAGAAAAATTCAAGTTAAGGAGTTTTAAGCAAACGAGGTGGCTTTCTAGTTACTATACAGTTTTTACGAAAAGTATTTTATGAGATTTCTATTTAAGAAATGATGTTACGTGGGCTTTCTATTTAAGAAATGATGTTCCTTGGGCTTtcataactaaatattttaCGAGCTTTCTATTGTGATATATGAttgtgggctttcttttagaATTCAGAAAATAGCTTTGAAGTGATTTCAGTCATTTATGTTCCTAGTGTGTGAAAATATCTTGCAAGTATGCTTacaattatttacaaaaagtgaaagtgatgtTGTTTATATTATGTGACGTTATGTGTTACTTAACGAGTGCTTATGAACGGTTAGCCTTTGTCGACATTGTGTTCGGCTTTGACcgataaaaatgagttttgtttCAAATATGTTTACGAGAAAAATGAAGTTTTGAAAGTTATGTCAaaccatgttttgttttgaactttgCCTATTTGATTGTCTAGCAAGGGCGATGTCCCTACTAGACCAGGAGTTTCGTGAATTCATTCCACCAAGAGTTTTGTGAATTCATTTCACTAGGAGTTAGTTCAGATACGACATATGTTCCAGGAAAATAGATCGGCAGATCGCTTTtgataaaggaaaaaaatgatttagtgTTCTCGGATCTTTTACTTAAAACCCCGAGTTCACTCAGAAGTGGCTTGACAAAACcattactttttattaaaatatttcggcacgtgtccactgagtacacCAAGTACTTAGCCCtacatatgttttaaaaatgtacaGGTTGAGTGGTGATAATGGCAGGCGGTGTTGAGCACAAACGATGAAGATCCTTCGAcataatagtactccctccgtccataatagatgtcacactttcctttttaattagtctcataaaagatgtcacattttcttttttggaaaaagttctctctcacataaatataaaaactatactttctctctctatttaacacacaaaacaaaacctcctaaaatctcatgttgtcccacaagtgtgacatcttttgtgggacggggggagtatttgGATGCGTCATGCCTCCATACACGATGTCATCTACTCTTGACTCTTGCGTTGCAATGTAAAAGTCGAGTTTACATTCTTTGTATCATGCACtctagtatatataaattcgAGTTATTTCAGTTCGTGTTCAGTTGTGCCACagtttttccctttctttccCCGGTTCTTTCatcctcccctagtcgcgatcaactgggctttctatccttagaaagtGCGATCGTGACAGCTGAGCCCATGTTGTCCGGCACATGGCGAGCCTGGGTCGGACTAGATCGACCTCGCTCACTCGACAATTCCATTTTCTACCAAAGATATGATCACTTAGTGACATATTGCAGAAATTATCGTTTCAATTATATTCTCAATGTACACGATGTTTGTTTGAGTTTTTTGCATCGTGTTCATGTCTATAACATCATAGCAAATTAGTTCAGCATTTGGGATTTGCAATTAGTTTAGGAATTGTGCACACTTTTTTTGGATAGAAATTAGTTAATACTACTGATTGGGTGCGATGCATAAAACTCGAGCCGACAGGGGCATGGTCGAATAACAATAAAAGGAGTTATGTTCGTACTTAGTTGGCTACTAAATGTTGGTTCTTGACCCCTTTTGTAAGGAGGCACCCCTTCTCCCGAAGTTACGGGGCTATTTTGTCAAGTTCCTTAAAGAAAGTTGTCTCACGCCCCTATGTATTCTCTACCTACCCACATGTGTCAGCTTCGATTATGTGAACCCTTTCGTTTAAAGTTCGACGAAACATGAACCGAAGACGAAACCTTGATGTACCCTAGAAGAATACATATATGTTACCCTGAGACATACTGACAACTGCCGATCAGTTAATGGAACTTAAATTTGGAATTGCCAAAATGGTTGACCTAAGAGTTCATCTATAAACCTATAACTATCATTCAGATCTATAAACCTATTATATCATTTAAGTCCCAACTAAAACATTACAAGTTGGTAATGAAGTTCAATAATGTGGTTGGATGCAAGAAATAATCAACAATTTAGATTGAGTAGGTCAAAAGCACTAGAGGCATTGTCTATGTACCACAATCTTgtattcttgtttttctttaaaaatcatctttcttttttttaaaattaataaaagccAACGAACTATTCCCCcctttcataaaaatagttctttttaccatttagATCCATTTCAGAAAATAGctcctttctatttttggcaattcttttttctcttataaGGCAGGTAACATTCTCCATTAACAAAACTCCAATCACTTGTTCTTTCTACATTTCTcaactttaccaattttgcattaaatcaTGTGTCAACCCTAaagtctctatttttatgggagaGAGAGTATTTTGCAACTAATTTTCACCAACAATctaatagtatattaaatggCGAATTGttgtaaaaactaaaaatcataaagtttactaaaattttggattaatcccgcaattttgaaaaatagtcaattattataataattttaacatttttctcaattatcctaataattcaaatttaggAGTAATTATATATGACGTGGAAGCcaaatactttaatttagatttagGAGTAATTATATATGATATGGAAGCCAAATACTTTAGCATGCTCTTCTATTCTACATTTTTCGACTTAAATtcaatactctctccatttttaaaaaaatagcaactctttatattttaggaaatcTTTACACTCAtgtacatcaatttatttaccacttatactactacaataaacaaattaatatgaaCCCCATgatccactaacattaattccattacttttttctttcattctctcttactttaccaatttttctcttcatctctcttgcTTAtcaaattgtgcattaaaactcagtgtcattttaaattttccctatttttaaaaaagaatggaAGGAGTAGCTTTTATGAGTAATATACTCATTTGCAAATGAAATCATGGATTTCGGTTTCTACCTCATACACAAATTTCctccaaatataaatatatgagataattatatcaaatttataatataagtaattatttttaaaactgtAGGACATACCAAAATTGActgaatttatatattttgtctacttGGCCGATATTAAATCCCCattgttaaaaaaagaagtggtatgttgataaattattactcctaatTTCGAATGTGACGAGTAAAAGTTGGTGTGCGATTCATTTCATACTTGTGTTTACTGTACAGTGTAGTAGGTCGCCCACACACCAAATCGTCGAATCATTCATTCATCCGTCGCGATGGTTGCTGCCCTCGTCAAGGCCGCCGTCGCCGATGCCTTTGTCACCTTCATGTGGATTTTCTGCGCCTCCTCCCTCGGCGCTGTCACCTACGTCCTCGCCTCTGCTCTCGGCGTCGCCCCTGGCCTCCCCTCCCTTCTCATCACCACTTTTCtcatcttcctcctcctcttcattTTCGGCTTCCTTGCCGATCTCCTCGGCGGCGCCTCCTTCAATCCCACCGGCACCGCCGCCTTCTACGCCGCCGGCCTCGGCGCTGACTCTCTCATCTCCGCCGCCGTCCGCTTCCCTGCTCAGGTCTGATTGATTAAGATTCTCAATTTTGTGCTTTGCCTTGATAATAACGACATTTAACTTTGACTTGGATAGAAAGCCACATTTCTGATACCGATCCAACAAATTTTGTTGGCtgaatatatgaataattgtatattaacTCCATCCCACCAGTACATgaataaattagataaatagtgagagaataaagtaggattGAGTAAGTAAGATTAATACTCAACTGAAATAGGACGACTCAAAAAGGAATACTCCTTCctttccatagtagtggaagCATTTCTTTGTGGCATGGATATTAAGAAAAAGGAGTGTAATGTGTTAaacaaaaagataataaagtggGATTTAAgtaaaagtagagataataaagtaagaaagagggaaaagtaagagtggaaaaatgtgttactttttacttaaaaaaatgaaatgactctgCTACTATGGAACAcgcaaaatggaaaaatgaatctgctattatggaacggagggagtataacttaGTGCTAATGGGACATGGGAGTAGTTTATTGTTCCATTACTATATCTTCATCTGGGTGTGTGGACAGGCAGCTGGTGCAGTGGGTGGTGCGGTGGCGATTATAGAAGTGATGCCAGTTAAGTACAAGCACATGCTCGGGGGTCCTTCTCTCAAGGTTGACACCAACACCGGAGCAACTGCTGAGGGGGTTTTGACGTTCATAATGACCTTGGCTGTCCTCTTCATCATCTTTAAGGGTCCTAGAAGCGTGATTGTCAAGAACTGGATGCTTGCTATGTCAACTGTGTCTCTTGTAGTTGCAGGTACCACTTATACAGGACCTTCCATGAATCCTGCTAATGTAAgccatctctctctcacttgTTTTTAACAAGTTGTAGTTATCTCGTTCCTTTGTTGTCTTGCATATCGATCAATAGCTTTTTATTCAAAGAACTTAACAGTGAGTCAGAGTAGAGATGATACACAGTCATAGTTCCAAGAGTAAGACAGCGAAATATGTGCTGTTTCTTAGTTTCTTCACTTCAACTCGGAAAGCTTTTCTTGGAGTGATTATCTGGTTCCGGTTTAACTTTTTCATGTTTTGATCATTTTGCTCGTGGGAGATAACATTTCATGCATAACTACATAGCCAAGAAAATACTCGTGGAATATCTATTTTGAGATTTTAGAAAGCGACATCATTGAGGAGGTATAACATtcataagaattttttttatatcaaacaTCACCTTCAGAGAAAAAGCAATGCGACCAAGTGACTGCCCTTTCATTTTCGTTAAGACTTCATCACTCGATTGCTGACTTGACAATTGACTTCGTTTCCTGCATTAGTTCAGTTGTTTGTTaggattttattaattattattatttgttagttaCTTATTGTGTCAATGTGTGTATTAGTAATTCTTAGCGAGAGTAGAGTTTGAGTCTTgttaattactattaaaaatagCTCTTCATTGGAAAAGTTATGTGTCTGGAGTTTAGAATGATAGATTATCATAAGGCCTCGTTAGAGGATTAGTCTTGTTCTTATTTCCCTGTCATTCAGTGTTATCAATAATATTCAGTTTACTTTCTGTTCGTGT
The nucleotide sequence above comes from Salvia hispanica cultivar TCC Black 2014 chromosome 5, UniMelb_Shisp_WGS_1.0, whole genome shotgun sequence. Encoded proteins:
- the LOC125186616 gene encoding aquaporin SIP1-1-like: MVAALVKAAVADAFVTFMWIFCASSLGAVTYVLASALGVAPGLPSLLITTFLIFLLLFIFGFLADLLGGASFNPTGTAAFYAAGLGADSLISAAVRFPAQAAGAVGGAVAIIEVMPVKYKHMLGGPSLKVDTNTGATAEGVLTFIMTLAVLFIIFKGPRSVIVKNWMLAMSTVSLVVAGTTYTGPSMNPANAFGWAYVNNAHNTWEHFLVYWISPFVGSILAAWVFRFLCPPPPPPKQKKA